A part of Synchiropus splendidus isolate RoL2022-P1 chromosome 19, RoL_Sspl_1.0, whole genome shotgun sequence genomic DNA contains:
- the LOC128751463 gene encoding voltage-dependent P/Q-type calcium channel subunit alpha-1A-like isoform X1 encodes MARFGDEVPARYGGGPGGGGPGGRGGSRQGGAHGHGHGHGHGHGHGHGHGHGPPGGPGAQRMYKQSMAQRARTMALYNPIPVRQNCFTVNRSLFIFSEDNFVRKYAKKITEWPPFEWMILATIIANCIVLALEQHLPDGDKTPLSERLDDTEPYFIGIFCFESGIKILALGFAFHKNSYLRNGWNVMDFVVVLTGILSTVGSDFDLRTLRAVRVLRPLKLVSGIPSLQVVLKSIMKAMIPLLQIGLLLFFAILMFAIIGLEFYMGKFHTTCFDNHTDEIREEFPCGTELPSRLCPEGTVCRKYWLGPNYGITQFDNILFAILTVFQCITMEGWTDLLYYSNDASGSAWNWMYFIPLIIIGSFFMLNLVLGVLSGEFAKERERVENRSEFLKLRRQQQIERELNGYLEWICKAEEVLLADDENDNDYDGSRRRATKNHKSKAELLNPEEGDGDLAVGSPFARASLKSSKLEGSTFKRRERRLRFLIRHVVKSQAFYWTVLCLVGLNTLCVAVVHYDQPEPLSDFLYFAEFIFLGIFLTEMFIKMYGLGKQAYLNSSFNCFDCIVICGSIFEVLWSIIQPGTSFGISVLRALRLLRIFKVTKYWASLRNLVVSLLNSMKSIISLLFLLFLFIVVFALLGMQLFGGQFNFENGTPPTNFDTFPAAIMTVFQILTGEDWNMVMYDGIKSQGGVNKGMAFSVFFIVLTLFGNYTLLNVFLAIAVDNLANAQELTKDEQEEEEAASQKIALQKAKEVAEVSPLSAANLSIAANKVHSECNNATDPFLDCKEQQKNHKGLSKSVWEQRTKELRKQTLASSREALYNELDPDDRWKARTGREEHNNVNYSRHVRPDMKTHLDRPLVVDPLENRNNNTNKNTPNNPDMCYNANEVQKQTRLLENTGQVVGVGGGGPAVTKPPLERGESTESRRSRKADHHHHHHHHSSHVRLDATAIPGPGSEDRPPRRHHHTRSGSRGGGQSEHRKPRSHRKNADDEEGGGGSGKTGRHKSKAADGAGEGEQEGAGDSNERRPRRNCHGNQTDGEGKRVCQRRRKDCSVPNLSTTRPIQKSLSRQDSKYSEDMDNLMNTKLVSGSTPPTDGHPVPRHTVAPGFGSALHLANSGTHGSLVAIDSYGNIGHHRANSIIRLPHHDYTAIDMPIFPSTNAKLQVNKNANTEPLPAKEDKDDDDDERGGEGGPRPMPPFTSMFILSTTNPFRRACHYICTLRYFEMCILLVIAMSSIALAAEDPVWPESPRNNVLRYFDYVFTGVFTFEMLTKMVDLGLVMHQGSYFRDLWNILDFIVVSGALVAFAFTGSSKGKDISTIKSLRVLRVLRPLKTIKRLPKLKAVFDCVVNSLKNVLNILIVYLLFMFIFAVVAVQLFKGRFFYCTDESKEFERDCRGEFLVYERDNEVKAQKREWKKYDFHYDNVAWALLTLFTVSTGEGWPQVLKHSVDATYENQGPSPGYRMEMSIFYVVYFVVFPFFFVNIFVALIIITFQEQGDKMMEDYSLEKNERACIDFAINARPLTRHMPQNKLSFQYKMWEFVVSPPFEYTIMAMIALNTVVLMMKYDGASDTYEAVLGNLNIVFTSLFSMECVLKIIAFGALNYFKDAWNIFDCVTVLGSITDILVTELGNNFINLSFLRLFRAARLIKLLRQGETIRILLWTFVQSFKALPYVCLLIAMLFFIYAIIGMQLFGNIAIEEDGESAINQHNNFRTFIQALMLLFRSATGEAWHDIMLSCLGSKECDPLSGNTEPECGSQVAYLYFVSFIFFCSFLMLNLFVAVIMDNFEYLTRDSSILGPHHLDEYVRIWAEYDPAACGRIHYKDMYSLLRVIDPPLGLGKKCPHRVACKRLLRMDLPVADDNTVHFNSTLMALIRTALDIKIAKVSEGGVDKHQMDAELRKEMMAIWPNLSQKTLDLLVTPHKSATDLTVGKIYAAMMIMEYYRQSKIKRSQALRDEQNRTPLLFQRVEPPSPSQDGGPGLNNALPPPEKTDTANSLPVEGGIPASQSWVTARAQEMTQKVGSWSPEGQIEDGLGSMSRSQTVEMKEMGQDGYSDTEHFPPMEGHGRAASMPRLPGDNQTINDNSPMKRSASSLGHSRSGRGHRERGDDYTMDRVPEEGRVSRHGHRRKDRSHRASERSLCHYADADTDLGTTTASGDLTAKDKDRGRSKDRKHHHHHHHHHGSVEKERYVADRGGEYGHRHSRDRDHDRERDRERDRRWSRSPSEGRDCMPHRQGSSSVSGSPVPSTSGTSTPRRGRRQLPQTPATPRPHVTYSPVVRKTMPVPPSGPPGPRRFSPEPTQGQGVPLAGIPMAHHGPPRHPPVRWGDQVGGSLEGDGCFYNQDYDPRHEPPAYEQNPIQGGNPHAHPLPPPPQQQPHNPHPLPPPQPHPVNNPHPHPPPHPQPNRTSPRTVLHGAPATITGPAPGQPGVQRRLPNGYRSSSPSTHLHGPQKVPPPAGHPRGPRKGLHEPYTETQDDWC; translated from the exons CTCCATTTGAGTGGATGATTCTTGCCACCATCATTGCCAACTGCATCGTCCTGGCCCTGGAGCAGCATTTGCCTGATGGCGATAAGACGCCGCTGTCTGAGCGCCTG GACGACACAGAGCCGTACTTCATTGGGATCTTCTGTTTTGAGTCTGGAATTAAGATTCTCGCCCTTGGTTTTGCCTTCCACAAGAACTCCTACCTGAGAAATGGATGGAATGTCATGGATTTTGTGGTGGTGCTCACTGG CATCCTGTCAACCGTCGGTTCAGATTTCGACCTGCGAACCCTTAGAGCAGTGAGAGTGTTGCGGCCCCTCAAGCTGGTGTCCGGTATTCCCA GCTTACAGGTGGTGCTCAAGTCCATCATGAAAGCCATGATTCCACTGCTGCAAATCGGCCTCCTGCTTTTCTTTGCCATCCTCATGTTTGCCATCATCGGCCTGGAGTTCTACATGGGCAAATTCCACACCACCTGCTTTGACAATCACACAG ATGAGATCAGAGAGGAGTTTCCATGTGGGACCGAACTCCCATCACGACTGTGTCCGGAGGGAACCGTGTGTAGAAAGTATTGGCTGGGACCAAACTACGGCATCACCCAGTTCGACAACATCCTGTTTGCTATTCTTACCGTCTTCCAGTGCATCACCATGGAGGGCTGGACTGACCTGTTATACTAT AGCAATGATGCCTCAGGGAGTGCATGGAACTGGATGTACTTCATCCCCCTCATCATCATCGGCTCCTTCTTCATGCTCAACCTAGTGCTGGGCGTGTTGTCAGG GGAGTTTGCCAAAGAGAGGGAGCGTGTGGAAAACAGAAGTGAGTTCCTGAAGCTCAGACGGCAACAGCAGATCGAGCGGGAGCTCAATGGTTATCTCGAGTGGATCTGCAAAGCTG aAGAGGTCCTGCTGGCGGATGATGAAAACGACAACGATTACGATG GATCCAGAAGAAGAGCGACTAAGAACCACAAGAGCAAAGCTGAGCTTTTAAACCCTGAGGAGGGTGATGGGGATCTGGCAGTGG GGTCCCCATTTGCCCGGGCCAGTCTCAAAAGTTCGAAGCTggaaggatcaacatttaagaGGCGGGAACGGCGATTACGCTTCCTAATTCGACATGTTGTTAAGTCTCAGGCTTTTTACTGGACTGTGTTGTGCTTGGTGGGACTCAACACGCTGTGTGTGGCGGTAGTGCATTATGACCAGCCCGAGCCACTTTCAGATTTTCTAT ATTTTGCTGAATTCATCTTCCTGGGAATATTTTTGACGGAGATGTTCATCAAGATGTATGGCCTCGGGAAGCAAGCGTACCTCAACTCCTCCTTCAACTGCTTCGACTGCATT GTAATCTGCGGCAGTATTTTTGAAGTGCTGTGGTCCATCATCCAGCCGGGCACATCGTTTGGCATCAGTGTGCTGCGAGCTCTCAGGTTATTGAGAATATTCAAAGTCACGAA GTACTGGGCATCCTTACGAAATCTTGTGGTTTCTCTGCTGAACTCCATGAAGTCCATCATCAGCTTGCTgttcctgctcttcctcttcatcgtaGTCTTTGCCCTGCTGGGCATGCAGCTCTTTGGAGGACA GtttaattttgaaaatggcACTCCTCCAACCAACTTTGATACCTTCCCTGCAGCAATAATGACAGTGTTCCAG ATCCTGACTGGCGAGGACTGGAATATGGTGATGTATGACGGCATCAAGTCTCAGGGCGGAGTCAACAAGGGCATGgccttctctgtcttcttcattGTCCTCACGCTGTTTGGCAACT ACACTCTACTGAACGTGTTCTTGGCCATCGCTGTTGACAATCTGGCCAACGCACAGGAGCTGACCAAG GACgagcaagaagaagaggaagctgccAGTCAGAAGATCGCCCTGCAGAAGGCCAAGGAGGTCGCTGAAGTCAGCCCACTGTCTGCTGCGAACCTCTCTATAGCAGC CAACAAAGTTCACAGTGAGTGTAACAACGCCACAGACCCCTTTCTGGactg CAAGGAGCAGCAAAAGAACCATAAGGGGCTCAGCAAGTCTGTGTGGGAGCAGCGCACCAAGGAGCTGAGGAAACAGACTCTGGCATCCAGCCGAGAAGCCCTCTACAATGAACTGGACCCTGATGACCGCTGGAAGGCAAggacagggagggaggagcacaACAAT GTGAACTACTCACGACATGTTCGTCCGGACATGAAGACCCATCTCGATCGACCTCTGGTGGTTGATCCTCTGGAGAACCgcaacaacaacaccaacaaaaaCACGCCGAACAATCCAGACATGTGCTACAATGCAAATGAGGTACAGAAGCAAACGCGCCTTCTTGAAAACACTGGACAAGTTGTAGGTGTCGGTGGAGGAGGACCTGCTGTGACCAAGCCCCCGCTAGAGAGAGGGGAGTCTACAGAAAGCAGGCGTAGCCGGAAAGCtgatcaccaccaccaccatcaccaccacagCTCCCATGTGCGGTTAGATGCCACCGCCATTCCTGGTCCTGGATCAGAAGATAGGCCGCCCAGGCGCCACCACCACACCCGGAGTGGAAGCAGAGGTGGAGGCCAGTCAGAGCACCGCAAGCCTAGGTCACATCGCAAGAACGCGGACGACGAGGAGGGCGGCGGAGGTTCTGGGAAAACAGGAAGGCACAAGAGCAAAGCAGCGGATGGGGCTGGTGAAGGAGAACAGGAGGGTGCTGGAGACAGTAACGAAAGGAGACCCAGAAGaaattgccatggcaaccagacCGACGGAGAAGGGAAAAGAGTGTGCCAACGTCGCAGAAA GGACTGCAGTGTCCCTAACCTTTCAACAACAAGGCCGATCCAAAAGAGCCTTTCCAGGCAGGACAGTAAGTACAGCGAAGACATGGATAACCTCATGAATACCAAACTGGTATCCGGTTCAACTCCACCGACCGATGGCCATCCAGTCCCAAGACACACTGTGGCACCCGGTTTCGGATCTGCTCTGCACCTTGCTAACAGCGGCACTCATGGGAGTCTGGTGGCGATAGACAGCTACGGGAACATCGGCCATCACCGGGCCAACAGCATCATCAGGCTTCCTCACCACGACTACACAGCCATCGACATGCCAATTTTTCCTTCCACCAATGCCAAATTGCAAG TGAATAAGAACGCCAACACCGAACCTTTACCAGCAAAAGAGGACAAGGATGACGACGATGACGAGAGGGGAGGCGAAGGAGGACCCAGACCGATGCCTCCGTTTACCTCCATGTTCATTCTGTCCACCACGAACCC ctttCGCAGGGCTTGTCACTACATCTGCACCCTTCGTTATTTTGAAATGTGCATCCTGCTGGTCATCGCCATGAGCAGCATTGCACTGGCAGCTGAAGACCCCGTCTGGCCTGAGTCGCCTCGGAACAAT GTTCTGCGCTATTTTGACTATGTCTTCACAGGAGTGTTTACATTTGAGATGCTAACAAAG ATGGTGGATCTGGGATTGGTAATGCATCAGGGCTCTTATTTCCGAGACTTATGGAACATCCTTGACTTTATAGTGGTTAGTGGTGCTCTGGTGGCCTTCGCCTTCAC AGGGAGCAGCAAAGGAAAAGACATCAGTACCATCAAGTCCTTGAGGGTGCTGAGAGTGTTACGACCTCTGAAGACTATTAAACGCCTTCCCAAGCTCAAG GCTGTGTTCGACTGTGTGGTAAACTCGCTGAAGAACGTCCTGAACATCCTCATCGTCTACCTACTCTTCATGTTCATCTTCGCTGTGGTTGCTGTGCAGCTGTTCAAGGGACGCTTCTTTTACTGCACCGACGAGTCTAAAGAGTTTGAGCGCGATTGCAG AGGCGAGTTTCTGGTCTACGAACGCGATAATGAAGTTAAGGCACAGAAGCGGGAGTGGAAGAAGTACGATTTCCACTACGACAATGTGGCTTGGgccctcctcaccctcttcACTGTCTCTACTGGAGAGGGGTGGCCGCA GGTGCTGAAACATTCAGTCGATGCGACTTATGAGAACCAGGGCCCGAGCCCGGGATACCGGATGGAGATGTCCATCTTTTACGTGGTGTACTTCGTGGTCTTCCCCTTCTTCTTTGTCAACATCTTCGTGGCTCtgatcatcatcaccttccaaGAACAAGGAGATAAGATGATGGAGGATTATAGTTTAGAAAAGAACGAG AGAGCCTGTATAGACTTTGCAATCAACGCCAGACCCCTGACACGCCATATGCCCCAAAACAAGCTCAGCTTTCAGTACAAGATGTGGGAGTTTGTGGTGTCACCGCCGTTTGAGTATACTATCATGGCCATGATCGCGCTCAACACTGTCGTACTTATGATGAAG TATGATGGGGCTTCGGATACCTACGAAGCTGTATTGGGGAACTTGAACATCGTGTTTACATCTCTTTTCTCAATGGAATGTGTGCTCAAGATCATTGCATTTGGAGCACTG AATTATTTCAAAGATGCGTGGAATATTTTCGACTGTGTGACTGTTCTGGGCAGCATCACTGACATTCTGGTGACGGAGCTTGGG AACAATTTCATCAACCTAAGTTTCCTGAGGCTGTTCAGGGCAGCGCGTCTCATCAAGCTGCTGCGGCAGGGAGAAACCATCCGCATTCTGCTGTGGACCTTCGTGCAGTCGTTCAAG GCCCTGCCGTACGTCTGCCTCCTTATTGCCATGCTCTTCTTCATTTATGCCATCATCGGAATGCAG CTGTTTGGTAACATTGCGATCGAAGAAGACGGAGAGAGCGCCATCAACCAGCACAACAACTTCAGGACCTTCATACAGGCTCTCATGCTTCTGTTCAG GAGTGCAACAGGCGAAGCATGGCATGACATCATGCTGTCGTGTCTTGGGAGTAAAGAATGCGACCCCCTGTCAGGGAACACAGAGCCGGAATGCGGAAGCCAAGTGGCTTACCTCTACTTCgtctccttcatcttcttctgctcGTTCTTG ATGCTGAATCTGTTTGTCGCCGTCATCATGGACAACTTTGAGTACCTGACGCGAGACTCCTCCATACTTGGACCACATCACCTGGATGAGTATGTCAGGATTTGGGCGGAGTATGATCCTGCAGCTTG CGGTCGCATTCATTATAAGGACATGTACAGTTTATTGCGAGTTATCGACCCGCCTCTTGGCTTAGGAAAGAAATGCCCCCATAGGGTGGCTTGCAAG AGATTGCTTCGCATGGATCTGCCCGTAGCCGACGACAACACGGTTCACTTCAACTCCACTCTGATGGCGTTGATACGCACTGCGCTGGACATCAAGATCGCCAAGGTTTCAGAAG GTGGCGTGGACAAGCATCAGATGGACGCGGAGCTGAGGAAGGAGATGATGGCGATCTGGCCCAATCTCTCTCAAAAGACTCTGGATTTGCTGGTGACGCCGCACAAGT CAGCGACAGACTTGACAGTGGGAAAAATCTATGCCGCCATGATGATCATGGAGTACTACCGGCAGAGCAAGATTAAACGCTCGCAGGCGCTGCGGGACGAGCAG AACCGGACCCCGTTACTCTTCCAGCGCGTGGAGCCACCTTCTCCCTCACAGGACGGAGGACCCGGACTCAACAACGCCCTCCCTCCACCGGAGAAAACGGACACGGCGAACAGCCT ACCCGTGGAAGGGGGGATCCCAGCGAGCCAATCGTGGGTCACGGCTCGTGCTCAAGAAATGACCCAGAAAGTCGGCAGCTGGAGCCCAGAAGGTCAAATAGAGGACGGTCTGGGCAGCATGTCTCGCTCACAG ACGGTAGAGATGAAGGAGATGGGGCAGGATGGTTACTCGGATACTGAGCACTTTCCTCCAATGGAAGGCCACGGCAGGGCCGCTTCCATGCCCCGCCTCCCAGGAGACAACCAA ACCATCAATGACAACAGTCCCATGAAGCGCTCGGCATCGTCGTTGGGTCACAGCAGGTCCGGCCGCGGGCACAGGGAGCGAGGAGACGACTACACCATGGATCGTGTGCCTGAGGAGGGCCGCGTTTCCAGACACGGGCACCGGCGAAAAGACCGAAGCCACCGCGCGTCCGAGCGGTCACTCTGCCACTACGCAGATGCCGACACAG ACCTCGGCACCACCACGGCATCCGGTGACCTGACAGCCAAGGACAAGGACCGGGGTCGTTCTAAAGACCGcaaacaccaccaccatcatcaccaccaccacggcTCGGTGGAGAAAGAGCGCTATGTAGCAGACAGAGGAGGCGAGTATGGACACAGACACTCTAGAGACAGAGACCATGACCGAGAGAGGGaccgagagagagacaggcgcTGGTCCAGGTCACCCAGCGAAGGTCGCGACTGCATGCCACATCGACAG GGAAGTAGCTCGGTCAGCGGAAGTCCAGTCCCGTCCACTTCGGGTACGAGCACTCCGCGCAGAGGCCGACGACAGCTGCCTCAGACTCCTGCCACGCCCCGCCCACATGTCACATACTCCCCTGTTGTGCGCAAGACCATGCCAGTCCCTCCCTCAGGACCTCCGGGTCCGAGGCGATTCTCCCCTGAGCCGACCCAAGGTCAGGGCGTCCCCCTAGCTGGCATTCCAATGGCCCACCACGGCCCCCCTCGCCATCCTCCCGTGCGTTGGGGAGACCAAGTCGGGGGCTCATTGGAAGGGGATGGCTGCTTCTACAACCAGGACTATGACCCTCGACATGAGCCTCCTGCCTATGAGCAAAACCCAATACAAGGTGGCAATCCTCAcgctcatcctcttcctcctccgccACAGCAGCAACCACACAACCCCCATCCTCTTCCGCCTCCTCAGCCGCACCCTGTAAATAACCCCCACCCTCACCCGCCTCCCCACCCACAGCCCAACCGCACCTCACCACGGACAGTCCTCCACGGGGCCCCTGCAACCATTACTGGACCAGCGCCGGGTCAGCCGGGAGTCCAGCGTCGCCTACCCAATGGGTATCGCTCTTCATCTCCTTCCACACATCTACACGGACCACAGAAGGTCCCCCCTCCAGCTGGGCATCCGAGGGGTCCTCGTAAGGGCCTGCATGAACCCTACACAGAGACACAGGACGACTGGTGCTAG